A part of Kryptolebias marmoratus isolate JLee-2015 linkage group LG8, ASM164957v2, whole genome shotgun sequence genomic DNA contains:
- the LOC108236771 gene encoding LOW QUALITY PROTEIN: taste receptor type 1 member 1-like (The sequence of the model RefSeq protein was modified relative to this genomic sequence to represent the inferred CDS: inserted 1 base in 1 codon; substituted 1 base at 1 genomic stop codon): MSCCLSCVEXDDRIXIVSTLSQLHINRVKSQQNPHQTRRLATMKLFLASLVLLESFLQASTRYTAPTSEFNLDGDYLIGGLFDIHYVTGQVQHDRPEALDCSSQPFSISNYRRFQLMRFAIEEINNSTSLLPNVSLGYEMFDHCSDTLSFPGVFKLLSVSGLIHPWAEPYKYLSKMISVVGPFTSTQALTVAPFFMADLIPMVNYGSSTSAFSKKAKFPSFLRTVHPNNDVIEVIFTIVKHFNWRWVAFLYSDNDYGIDGLELFIERIRNTEICLAYTRELAVDTNYSQMFKDIERQRIHVIIVFAAEMAAEPIIESAIQLNITNKVWIANDAWSLNKRLPKMKGINNIGTVLGVAQPVVTIPNFSDFIYSSIRQVECEEGEQQMFCNQVCKCNEWSTEDVVEADPSFSFPVYSAVYAIAHALHNTLQCGATRCKNITVYPNKILAELQKTNFTLLNRTIQFDKNGDLKFGSYSVIFWNDSGDAQQVGFFKFYPTVNFYINTSSILWYKNGEVPTSLCSPECSEGFARKQNEIHRCCFTCEICPNGTYINATEDPYSCIECKETEWSAEGSTSCSLRLVEFIPFTDSGALVIMVGACLLVGQTLAVSVLFAINYNTPVVRSAGGPMCFLILACLSLCSLCVFFYFGEPTAASCIFRYFPFFLFYTVCLACFVVRSFQIVCIFKIAAKFPKLQSWWTQYHGQWLLITGAFAIQAIVLIISFCYDPPRPYNETSWYPEQTVLFCYLNLKATACTFTVLILLGCLCFIFSYMGKDLPKNYNEAKAITFCLLILVLTWIIFSTVYLLYHGKLIQTFNALAILSSLYSYLFWYFMPKCYIILFQPQKNTQQYFQGLIQNYTKTFSQ, encoded by the exons ATGTCATGCTGTCTCTCGTGTGTGG ATGACGACAGGATCTAAATCGTCAGCACTTTGTCACAACTTCATATAAACAGAGTTAAGTCCCAGCAGAATCCACATCAGACGAGGAGACTCGCAACAATGAAACTGTTTCTTGCTTCTCTTGTTCTGCTGGAAAGTTTTCTACAAGCTTCAACACGATATACTGCTCCAACCTCAGAGTTTAACCTGGATGGGGATTATTTGATCGGTGGACTTTTTGACATTCATTACGTCACTGGACAAGTTCAGCATGACAGACCAGAAGCCCTTGACTGCTCCAG TCAACCCTTCAGCATCTCAAATTATCGGAGGTTTCAGTTGATGAGATTTGCCATAGAGGAAATCAATAACTCCACCAGTCTGCTTCCTAATGTATCTCTTGGCTATGAGATGTTTGACCACTGCTCAGACACACTTAGCTTCCCAGGTGTTTTCAAACTCCTCTCAGTCAGCGGCTTGATCCATCCTTGGGCTGAACCATACAAGTACCTGTCCAAAATGATCTCAGTGGTCGGTCCTTTCACAAGCACTCAGGCTCTGACTGTAGCCCCGTTTTTCATGGCAGATCTCATTCCCATG GTCAACTATGGCTCTTCAACTTCAGCGTTTtccaaaaaagctaaatttccATCTTTCTTGCGAACAGTACATCCCAACAATGACGTCATTGAAGTGATTTTTACCATTGTAAAACACTTCAACTGGCGCTGGGTTGCCTTCCTTTACAGCGATAACGACTATGGCATCGATGGCCTGGAACTGTTCATAGAAAGAATCAGGAACACTGAGATATGCCTGGCTTACACCAGAGAGCTCGCTGTAGACACAAATTATTCTCAGATGTTCAAAGACATAGAAAGGCAGAGAATACATGTCATTATAGTTTTTGCTGCTGAGATGGCTGCTGAACCTATTATTGAGTCAGCTATTCAGCTGAATATCACCAACAAAGTGTGGATAGCAAATGACGCATGGTCTTTGAACAAACGCCTCCCAAAGATGAAGGGGATCAACAATATTGGAACTGTGCTCGGGGTGGCTCAGCCAGTCGTAACCATACCCAATTTCAGTGATTTCATTTATTCTTCCATAAGACAAGTTGAGTGTGAAGAGGGTGAACAGCAGATGTTTTGTAATCAAGTTTGCAAATGTAATGAATGGAGCACAGAGGACGTCGTTGAGGCTGATCCATCATTCTCTTTTCCTGTTTACTCTGCTGTATATGCCATTGCTCATGCCTTGCACAATACCTTACAATGTGGAGCAACCAGATGTAAGAATATTACAGTGTACCCTAACAAA ATTCTAGCAGAGCTACAGAAGACCAACTTTACATTGTTAAACCGAACTATTCAATTTGATAAAAATGGTGACCTCAAGTTCGGATCGTACTCTGTCATTTTCTGGAACGACAGTGGTGATGCACAGCAGGttggcttttttaaattttacccAACAGTCAATTTCTACATCAACACCTCAAGTATTCTCTGGTACAAAAATGGAGAg GTGCCAACTTCATTATGTTCCCCAGAATGTTCTGAGGGATTTGCAAGAAAGCAAAATGAAATCCACAGGTGCTGCTTCACTTGTGAAATCTGCCCAAATGGAACCTACATCAATGCTACAG AAGATCCCTACAGCTGTATTGAGTGTAAGGAGACAGAGTGGTCTGCAGAAGGAAGCACATCATGCAGTCTGCGGCTGGTGGAGTTCATCCCATTCACAGACAGTGGAGCCTTAGTGATCATGGTCGGGGCCTGCCTTTTAGTGGGGCAGACTCTGGCTGTGTCTGTTCTCTTTGCCATCAACTACAACACACCTGTTGTCAGATCTGCTGGAGGACCCATGTGCTTCCTGATTTTAGCCTGCCTCAGTCTGTGTAGTCTCTGTGTGTTCTTTTACTTTGGTGAGCCCACAGCTGCCTCCTGCATCTTTAGATACTTCCCATTCTTTTTGTTCTACACTGTTTGTCTGGCGTGTTTTGTTGTGCGCTCTTTTCAGATTGTTTGCATTTTCAAAATAGCTGCCAAATTCCCCAAACTCCAAAGCTGGTGGACACAATATCATGGACAATGGCTGCTCATCACTGGAGCATTTGCTATTCAGGCCATTGTTCTTATTATTAGCTTTTGTTATGATCCTCCCAGACCCTACAACGAAACATCATGGTACCCAGAACAAACCGTACTTTTCTGTTATTTGAATCTTAAAGCAACAGCTTGTACTTTCACTGTACTTATATTATTGGGttgtctttgctttattttctcctACATGGGCAAAGACCTGCCAAAAAATTACAATGAGGCCAAAGCGATCACTTTCTGTTTGCTAATTCTGGTCCTCACCTGGATCATTTTCTCCACTGTGTACTTGCTTTATCATGGAAAGTTAATCCAAACCTTTAATGCTCTGGCAATTCTCTCCAGCTTGTACTCGTATCTATTTTGGTATTTTATGCCAAAATGTTACATCATCCTATTTCAACcccagaaaaacacacagcagtaCTTTCAAGGTCTCATTCAGAACTATACCAAAACCTTTAGCCAGTAG
- the LOC108236769 gene encoding taste receptor type 1 member 1-like — protein MKPFLAAVWVVGSFLHAVCKCPVQASEFHLDGDYLLGGLFDIHHVTVPFYQDKPKAIDCSSKTFLLPNYRRFQLMRFTVEEINNSTSLLPNVTLGYEMFDHCSDTLSFAGALKLISTNNLIHPWAEPNENLSKVIAVVGPFTSTQALTISPFFMVDLIPLVSYGSSGSIFSQKSKYPSFLRTVHPNENTLNVIVNIIEHFSWRWVAFLNSDDDFGIDGLEVFRRRIKITEICLAYNKGLSENTDHYQMFKQIEAQNVNVIVVFAPKTYAEAVIEAAIQLNITNKVWIADDGWSLNKRLPKMNGIKTIGTVLGVAQPVITIPGFDDFISSTKSQMPCADAAQQTFCNQVCNCSDLLVEDIVAADPSFSFAVYSAVYAVAQALHNSLKCDAGRCDDNNKVLPYIVLKELRKSNFTLLNQSVQFDENGDPSFGSFSIVFWNQSGKAQEVGFHHFYPTDYFYINNSKIQWHTNGEVPTALCSPECPEGYARKQIGIHKCCFNCEICPAETYVNNTEDPFKCTACKETEWSGRGSTSCSLRLVEFIPFTDTGALVIMVGAGLFIAQTLAVCVLFAVNYNTPVVRSAGGPMCFLILVCLGLCTPSVFFYFGKPTTVSCILQYIPFILFYTVCLACFVVRSFQIVCIFKIAAKFPKLQSWWTQYHGQWLLITGAFATQALLLIISLSCYPPRPYNETSWYPEQIVLSCDLNIETTFCSLVLLVLLCCLCFIFSYMAKDLPKNYNEAKVITFCLLLLILTWIMFSTVYLLYRGKYIQTFNALAVLSSLYSFLLWYFLPKCYIIAFQPQKNTQQYFQGLIQNYTKTMSQ, from the exons ATGAAACCTTTTCTGGCTGCGGTGTGGGTGGTGGGATCTTTCCTCCATGCCGTTTGTAAATGCCCTGTCCAAGCCTCAGAGTTTCACCTGGACGGAGATTATTTATTAGGTGGACTTTTTGATATTCACCATGTCACTGTGCCTTTTTATCAGGACAAACCAAAAGCCATTGACTGCTCCAG cAAGACTTTTCTTCTTCCAAATTATCGTCGGTTTCAGTTGATGAGATTCACTGTGGAGGAAATCAATAACTCCACCAGTCTGCTGCCAAATGTAACTCTCGGCTACGAGATGTTTGATCACTGCTCAGACACACTCAGTTTCGCAGGTGCTTTAAAACTCATATCCACGAACAACTTGATCCATCCCTGGGCTGAACCAAATGAGAACCTGTCCAAAGTGATCGCAGTGGTCGGTCCTTTCACAAGCACCCAAGCCCTAACTATCTCCCCGTTTTTCATGGTGGATCTTATTCCTTTG GTCAGCTATGGATCTTCTGGCTCTATCTTTTCTCAAAAATCTAAATACCCCTCTTTCTTACGAACAGTGCATCCCAACGAAAACACCCTGAATGTGATTGTTAACATTATTGAACACTTCAGCTGGCGTTGGGTTGCTTTCCTTAACAGCGATGATGATTTTGGCATCGACGGCCTGGAAGTGTTCAGGAGGAGGATTAAAATCACTGAGATCTGTCTGGCTTACAACAAGGGCCTCAGTGAAAATACTGATCACTACCAAATGTTCAAGCAGATAGAGGCACAGAATGTAAACgtcattgttgtttttgctccaaAAACTTACGCAGAAGCTGTCATTGAGGCAGCAATTCAACTGAATATCACCAACAAAGTGTGGATAGCAGATGATGGGTGGTCTTTAAACAAACGCCTTCCAAAAATGAATGGCATCAAAACTATTGGTACTGTGCTCGGAGTGGCTCAGCCTGTAATAACAATTCCAGGTTTCGATGACTTTATCTCTTCTACTAAAAGTCAAATGCCTTGTGCAGATGCAGCCCAACAGACCTTTTGTAATCAGGTTTGCAACTGCAGTGATCTGCTTGTTGAGGATATTGTTGCTGCAGATCCATCGTTCTCTTTTGCAGTTTATTCTGCTGTATATGCCGTCGCTCAGGCCTTACACAACTCCTTAAAGTGTGATGCTGGCAGATGTGATGACAACAATAAAGTGCTCCCATATATT GTTCTAAAGGAGCTCAGGAAGTCCAACTTTACCCTGTTAAATCAGAGTGTCCAGTTTGATGAGAATGGAGACCCCAGCTTTGGATCATTTTCTATAGTCTTTTGGAACCAGAGTGGTAAAGCACAGGAGGTCggctttcatcatttttatccAACTGACTACTTCTACATCAACAACTCCAAAATTCAGTGGCACACAAATGGAGAA GTGCCGACTGCATTGTGTTCCCCAGAATGCCCAGAAGGATATGCGAGAAAACAAATCGgaatccacaaatgctgcttcaATTGTGAAATCTGTCCAGCTGAAACATATGTCAATAACACAG AGGATCCCTTTAAGTGCACTGCCTGTAAGGAGACAGAGTGGTCTGGGAGAGGAAGCACATCATGCAGTCTGCGGCTGGTGGAGTTCATCCCATTCACAGACACTGGAGCCTTAGTGATCATGGTCGGGGCCGGGCTCTTCATTGCCCAGACTCTGGCTGTGTGTGTTCTCTTTGCTGTCAACTACAACACACCTGTTGTCAGATCCGCTGGAGGACCGATGTGCTTCCTAATTTTAGTCTGTCTCGGTTTGTGTACTCCTAgtgtgttcttttattttggaaagcCCACAACTGTTTCCTGTATTCTACAGTACAtcccttttattttgttctacACTGTTTGTCTGGCGTGTTTTGTGGTGCGCTCTTTTCAGATTGTTTGCATTTTCAAAATAGCTGCCAAATTCCCCAAACTCCAAAGCTGGTGGACACAATATCATGGACAATGGCTGCTCATCACTGGAGCATTTGCTACTCAGGCCCTATTACTTATTATTAGTTTGTCCTGTTATCCTCCCAGACCCTACAACGAAACATCATGGTACCCAGAACAAATTGTACTTAGTTGTGACTTGAATAttgaaacaacattttgttcTCTTGTCTTGCTTGTGCTGTTGTGctgcctttgttttattttttcttatatgGCAAAGGACCTGCCAAAAAATTACAATGAGGCTAAAGTGATCACTTTCTGCCTCCTGCTGCTGATCCTTACCTGGATTATGTTTTCCACGGTTTATTTGCTTTACCGTGGAAAATACATCCAAACGTTTAATGCTCTGGCGGTTCTCTCGAGTCTCTACTCGTTCCTGTTGTGGTATTTCCTCCCGAAATGTTACATCATCGCATTTCAACCCCAAAAGAACACACAGCAGTACTTTCAAGGTCTCATTCAAAATTACACTAAAACAATGAGCCAATAG